Proteins encoded together in one Psilocybe cubensis strain MGC-MH-2018 chromosome 8, whole genome shotgun sequence window:
- a CDS encoding Cytochrome P450 monooxygenase 75 produces the protein MVAPGINYLLKASVRFGIPSAATYCLLDIIQRRQFLPFNLPGWALISIAVAARPMIAIASRYYAKWANKRAAEASGAVIPPYLPDSTFSIISELGENLRDGYPTDVLKRFNDQYGNVVNFDLMNTSFLLTNEPEHIKAILATQFESFVKGPLFISQMDSMFGEGVFNSDGEMWKFHRAMTRPFFTRERISDFEIYDRNWNISLKLAKDRLAEGYSIDMQDLIARFTLDSASEFLFGKNVESLSAGLPYHQEVAKKNSREFFDHPSNQFVKAFSDALLLIAKRLTMGEEWALAEFTGDRIIPLRKTVEDFVEPMMKAALEKREQDILLGKDPSEKEESNLLSHLVNHTQDPKILKDEVINLLVAGRDTTMSLLAFSVYMLSEHPDIEKRLREEIYEKVGPSEAPKYENMREMRYMKAFINDHPTQGTVHLRCTHSIYMTFIVMRFGRKSIAPVVLPATGPGEKPIYVPKDVICIYTTLNMQRRTDLWGPDALTFDPDRFLDERLQKYLVSNPYIFCPFNAGPRICLGQQFAYNEASYYLIRLLQNFTEFTLDSTSNLPPPAHWRNGEGLKATEKIFPAAHLTLFIKGGLWVRMKEIKYENSGM, from the exons ATGGTTGCACCAGGGATCAATTATCTGCTGAAAGCTTCCGTTCGCTTTGGTATACCGTCAGCGGCAACATATTGTCTGTTGGATATAATCCAAAGAAGACAATTCCTCCCGTTCAATCTACCTGGATGGGCACTCATCAGCATTGCGGTTGCTGCGAGGCCCATGATAGCCATTGCATCTAGGTACTATGCAAAATGGGCGAACAAAAGGGCGGCAGAGGCGAGTGGAGCTGTCATTCCTCCTTACCTTCCAGACTCCACATTTTCAATCATTTCTGAACTGGGGGAAAACCTTCGGGACGGGTATCCAA CGGATGTACTTAAGCGCTTCAATGACCAATATGGCAATGTTGTTAACTTTGATCTCATGAACACCTCATTT TTGCTTACAAACGAGCCGGAGCACATTAAG GCGATACTTGCGACGCAGTTCGAATCATTTGTAAAAG GCCCTTTATTTATTTCGCAGATGGACTCCATGTTCGGAGAAGGGGTTTTCAACTCCGACG GAGAAATGTGGAA ATTCCACCGCGCAATGACCCGTCCATTTTTCACTCGAGAACGTATCAGCGACTTTGAGATATATGATCGCAATTGGAATATCTCCTTGAAATTGGCAAAGGATCGTCTTGCAGAGGGATACTCTATCGACATGCAG GATCTCATTGCACGATTTACTCTCGATTCTGCATCGGAGTTCTTGTTCGGTAAAAATGTGGAGTCGCTTTCAGCAGGGTTACCTTATCACCAGGAGGTCGCCAAGAAAAACTCTAGAGAGTTCTTCGACCATCCTTCTAATCAATTTGTCAAGGCCTTCTCGGACGCACTGCTTCTGATCGCAAAGCGTCTCACAATGGGAGAAGAGTGGGCTTTGGCAGAATTTACTGGTGATAGAATAATACCTTTGCGCAAAACCGTGGAAGACTTTGTGGAACCTATGATGAAGGCCGCTTTGGAAAAGAGAGAGCAAGATATCCTACTTGGAAAGGATCCGAGCGAGAAGGAGGAGTCCAACTTGCTTTCTCACCTTGTCAATCACACGCAAG ATCCGAAGATCCTCAAAGATGAG GTTATCAATCTCCTTGTTGCTGGTCGGGACACG ACTATGTCACTACTTGCCTTCTCAGTGTACATGCTTTCAGAGCATCCTGATATTGAGAAGCGACTTCGCGAAGAGATTTATGAGAAGGTTGGCCCCTCAGAGGCACCGAAGTACGAGAATATGCGAGAAATGAGATACATGAAGGCATTTATAAATG ACCATCCAACGCAAGGTACAGTCCACCTTCGATGCACTCATTCTATTTATATGACATTCATCGTAATGCGCTTTGGCAGAAAAAGCATTGCACCCGTTGTCCTACCAGCAACAGGTCCTGGAGAAAAACCAATTTACGTTCCAAAAGATGTGAT ATGCATATATACTACTTTAAATATGCAAAGACGAACGGACTTGTGGGGTCCAGACG CCCTTACGTTTGACCCTGACCGTTTCCTCGACGAGAGGTTGCAAAAGTACCTGGTTTCCAACCCTTACATCTTTTGTCCATTCAACGCTGGCCCTCGCATATGTCTTGGTCAACAA TTTGCCTACAACGAGGCTTCATATTATCTCATCCGTTTACTTCAAAACTTTACAGAGTTTACTCTTGATTCTACTTCCAACTTGCCGCCTCCCGCACACTGGAGAAACGGCGAAGGACTCAAGGCAACGGAGAAGATTTTCCCAGCGGCACATCTTACGTTGTTCATCAAG GGAGGATTGTGGGTCCGCATGAAAGAAATCAAGTATGAAAACTCTGGAATGTAA